Proteins encoded in a region of the Lemur catta isolate mLemCat1 chromosome 14, mLemCat1.pri, whole genome shotgun sequence genome:
- the PTPRE gene encoding receptor-type tyrosine-protein phosphatase epsilon isoform X1, translating into MEPFCPLLLAGVSLPLARALKGNETTTAESNWTSTTSGPGDPGTAQPLLAWLLLPLLLLLLFLLLAAYFFRFRKQRKAVVSTNDKKMPNGILEEQEQQRVMLLSRSPSGPKKYFPIPVGHLEEEIRVRSADDCKQFREEFNSLPSGHTQGSFELANKEENREKNRYPNILPNDHSRVILSQVDGVPCSDYINASYIDGYKEKNKFIAAQGPKQETVNDFWRMVWEQKSATIVMLTNLKERKEEKCYQYWPDQGCWTYGNIRVCVEDCVVLVDYTIRKFCIQPQLPDGCKAPRLVSQLHFTSWPDFGVPFTPIGMLKFLKKVKALNPAHAGPIVVHCSAGVGRTGTFIVIDAMMDMMHAEQKVDVFEFVSRIRNQRPQMVQTDMQYTFIYQALLEYYLYGDTELDVSSLEKHLQTLHGTTTHFDKIGLEEEFRKLTNVRIMKENMRTGNLPANMKKARVIQIIPYDFNRVILSMKRGQEYTDYINASFIDGYRQKDYFIATQGPLAHTVEDFWRMVWEWKSHTIVMLTEVQEREQDKCYQYWPTEGSVTHGDITIEIKSDTLSEAISIRDFLVTFSQPLARQEEQVRVVRQFHFHGWPEIGIPAEGKGMIDLIAAVQKQQQQTGNHPITVHCSAGAGRTGTFIALSNILERVKAEGLLDVFQAVKSLRLQRPHMVQTLEQYEFCYKVVQDFIDIFSDYANFK; encoded by the exons GCCCTGGGGACCCGGGCACCGCCCAGCCGCTGTTGGCCTGGCTGCTGCTGCCCCTACTGctgctgctcctcttcctcctgctggcCGCCTACTTCTTCAG GTTCAGGAAGCAGAGGAAAGCCGTGGTCAGCACCAACGACAAGAAGATGCCCAACGGAATCTTAGAAGAGCAAG AGCAGCAAAGGGTGATGCTGCTGAGCAGGTCCCCCTCCGGGCCCAAGAAGTACTTCCCCATCCCCGTGGGGCACCTGGAGGAGGAGATCCGCGTCCGCTCGGCCGACGACTGCAAGCAGTTCCGGGAGGAGTTCAAC TCACTGCCATCTGGACACACACAAGGAAGCTTTGAACTggcaaataaagaagaaaacagagaaaaaaaccgATATCCCAACATCCTTCCCA ATGACCATTCTAGGGTGATTCTGAGCCAGGTGGATGGCGTTCCCTGTTCCGACTACATCAACGCTTCCTACATAGAC gGTTACAAAGAGAAGAATAAATTCATAGCAGCTCAAG GCCCTAAGCAGGAAACTGTTAACGACTTCTGGAGAATGGTCTGGGAGCAAAAGTCTGCGACCATCGTCATGCTGACCaatctgaaagaaaggaaagag GAAAAGTGCTATCAGTACTGGCCCGACCAGGGCTGCTGGACCTACGGAAACATCCGGGTATGCGTGGAAGACTGCGTGGTTCTGGTGGACTATACCATCCGGAAGTTCTGCATACAGCCG CAACTGCCCGACGGCTGCAAGGCCCCCCGGCTCGTCTCACAGCTGCACTTCACCAGCTGGCCCGACTTCGGGGTGCCCTTCACCCCCATCGGGATGCTGAAGTTCCTCAAGAAGGTGAAGGCGCTCAACCCCGCGCATGCGGGGCCCATCGTGGTGCACTGCAG CGCGGGCGTGGGCCGGACGGGCACCTTCATCGTCATCGACGCCATGATGGACATGATGCACGCGGAGCAGAAGGTGGACGTGTTCGAGTTCGTGTCGCGCATCCGCAATCAGCGCCCTCAGATGGTCCAGACCGAT ATGCAGTACACGTTCATCTACCAGGCCTTACTCGAGTACTACCTCTACGGGGACACGGAGCTGGACGTGTCCTCCCTGGAGAAGCACCTGCAGACGCTGCACGGCACCACCACCCACTTCGACAAGATCGGGCTGGAGGAGGAGTTCAGG AAACTGACGAACGTCCGGATCATGAAGGAGAACATGAGGACGGGCAACCTGCCAGCCAACATGAAGAAGGCCCGAGTCATCCAGATCATCCCGT ATGACTTCAATCGAGTTATCCTTTCCATGAAAAGGGGACAGGAATACACGGACTACATCAACGCCTCCTTCATAGAC GGCTACCGACAGAAGGACTATTTCATAGCCACCCAGGGGCCCCTGGCGCACACGGTGGAGGATTTCTGGAGGATGGTCTGGGAGTGGAAGTCCCACACGATCGTGATGCTGACCGAGGTGCAGGAGAGAGAGCAG GATAAATGCTACCAATATTGGCCAACAGAGGGCTCAGTTACTCATGGAGATATAACAATTGAAATCAAGAGCGACACCCTTTCTGAAGCCATCAGCATACGAGACTTCTTGGTCACGTTCAGTCAG CCGCTGGCCCGCCAGGAGGAGCAGGTCCGCGTAGTGCGCCAGTTCCACTTCCACGGCTGGCCCGAGATCGGGATCCCGGCGGAGGGCAAAGGCATGATCGACCTCATCGCGGCCgtgcagaagcagcagcagcagacgGGCAACCACCCCATCACCGTGCACTGCAG CGCTGGAGCTGGGCGGACAGGTACCTTCATAGCCCTCAGCAACATTTTGGAACGAGTAAAAGCAGAGGGACTGTTAGATGTGTTTCAAGCTGTGAAGAGTTTACGACTTCAGAGACCACATATGGTGCAAACCCTG
- the PTPRE gene encoding receptor-type tyrosine-protein phosphatase epsilon isoform X2 has translation MSSRKSFSRPSWFRKQRKAVVSTNDKKMPNGILEEQEQQRVMLLSRSPSGPKKYFPIPVGHLEEEIRVRSADDCKQFREEFNSLPSGHTQGSFELANKEENREKNRYPNILPNDHSRVILSQVDGVPCSDYINASYIDGYKEKNKFIAAQGPKQETVNDFWRMVWEQKSATIVMLTNLKERKEEKCYQYWPDQGCWTYGNIRVCVEDCVVLVDYTIRKFCIQPQLPDGCKAPRLVSQLHFTSWPDFGVPFTPIGMLKFLKKVKALNPAHAGPIVVHCSAGVGRTGTFIVIDAMMDMMHAEQKVDVFEFVSRIRNQRPQMVQTDMQYTFIYQALLEYYLYGDTELDVSSLEKHLQTLHGTTTHFDKIGLEEEFRKLTNVRIMKENMRTGNLPANMKKARVIQIIPYDFNRVILSMKRGQEYTDYINASFIDGYRQKDYFIATQGPLAHTVEDFWRMVWEWKSHTIVMLTEVQEREQDKCYQYWPTEGSVTHGDITIEIKSDTLSEAISIRDFLVTFSQPLARQEEQVRVVRQFHFHGWPEIGIPAEGKGMIDLIAAVQKQQQQTGNHPITVHCSAGAGRTGTFIALSNILERVKAEGLLDVFQAVKSLRLQRPHMVQTLEQYEFCYKVVQDFIDIFSDYANFK, from the exons ATGAGCAGCAGAAAGAGCTTCTCCCGGCCCTCCTG GTTCAGGAAGCAGAGGAAAGCCGTGGTCAGCACCAACGACAAGAAGATGCCCAACGGAATCTTAGAAGAGCAAG AGCAGCAAAGGGTGATGCTGCTGAGCAGGTCCCCCTCCGGGCCCAAGAAGTACTTCCCCATCCCCGTGGGGCACCTGGAGGAGGAGATCCGCGTCCGCTCGGCCGACGACTGCAAGCAGTTCCGGGAGGAGTTCAAC TCACTGCCATCTGGACACACACAAGGAAGCTTTGAACTggcaaataaagaagaaaacagagaaaaaaaccgATATCCCAACATCCTTCCCA ATGACCATTCTAGGGTGATTCTGAGCCAGGTGGATGGCGTTCCCTGTTCCGACTACATCAACGCTTCCTACATAGAC gGTTACAAAGAGAAGAATAAATTCATAGCAGCTCAAG GCCCTAAGCAGGAAACTGTTAACGACTTCTGGAGAATGGTCTGGGAGCAAAAGTCTGCGACCATCGTCATGCTGACCaatctgaaagaaaggaaagag GAAAAGTGCTATCAGTACTGGCCCGACCAGGGCTGCTGGACCTACGGAAACATCCGGGTATGCGTGGAAGACTGCGTGGTTCTGGTGGACTATACCATCCGGAAGTTCTGCATACAGCCG CAACTGCCCGACGGCTGCAAGGCCCCCCGGCTCGTCTCACAGCTGCACTTCACCAGCTGGCCCGACTTCGGGGTGCCCTTCACCCCCATCGGGATGCTGAAGTTCCTCAAGAAGGTGAAGGCGCTCAACCCCGCGCATGCGGGGCCCATCGTGGTGCACTGCAG CGCGGGCGTGGGCCGGACGGGCACCTTCATCGTCATCGACGCCATGATGGACATGATGCACGCGGAGCAGAAGGTGGACGTGTTCGAGTTCGTGTCGCGCATCCGCAATCAGCGCCCTCAGATGGTCCAGACCGAT ATGCAGTACACGTTCATCTACCAGGCCTTACTCGAGTACTACCTCTACGGGGACACGGAGCTGGACGTGTCCTCCCTGGAGAAGCACCTGCAGACGCTGCACGGCACCACCACCCACTTCGACAAGATCGGGCTGGAGGAGGAGTTCAGG AAACTGACGAACGTCCGGATCATGAAGGAGAACATGAGGACGGGCAACCTGCCAGCCAACATGAAGAAGGCCCGAGTCATCCAGATCATCCCGT ATGACTTCAATCGAGTTATCCTTTCCATGAAAAGGGGACAGGAATACACGGACTACATCAACGCCTCCTTCATAGAC GGCTACCGACAGAAGGACTATTTCATAGCCACCCAGGGGCCCCTGGCGCACACGGTGGAGGATTTCTGGAGGATGGTCTGGGAGTGGAAGTCCCACACGATCGTGATGCTGACCGAGGTGCAGGAGAGAGAGCAG GATAAATGCTACCAATATTGGCCAACAGAGGGCTCAGTTACTCATGGAGATATAACAATTGAAATCAAGAGCGACACCCTTTCTGAAGCCATCAGCATACGAGACTTCTTGGTCACGTTCAGTCAG CCGCTGGCCCGCCAGGAGGAGCAGGTCCGCGTAGTGCGCCAGTTCCACTTCCACGGCTGGCCCGAGATCGGGATCCCGGCGGAGGGCAAAGGCATGATCGACCTCATCGCGGCCgtgcagaagcagcagcagcagacgGGCAACCACCCCATCACCGTGCACTGCAG CGCTGGAGCTGGGCGGACAGGTACCTTCATAGCCCTCAGCAACATTTTGGAACGAGTAAAAGCAGAGGGACTGTTAGATGTGTTTCAAGCTGTGAAGAGTTTACGACTTCAGAGACCACATATGGTGCAAACCCTG